The window CTTGTCCTTGCGCGGCCGCGATGATGTCCTTGTCGATGTCGCTAAGTTCTATGGCAACGGTTTCCATATCGGGCGCCGGCGCGTCGGGTTTCGCTGCCGCCGCTGTTTTGGCCGGTGCCGCGCCGCCCTTGGGGGTAATTTTTTTAAGTTCCTGCACCAGCGCCGAAACGTCTTCCCCTTTTTCCCCGTTGCCGGCGCTCTCCACCAGGCGCTCAAGCGTGTCAACGCACCGGAAAAGCAAGTCGATTATGTTTTCGTCGCATTTTAAGGTTTCTTTGCGCAAAAGATCCAAGACATTTTCCATTTCATGGGTAAGCTCGGCAATTACGGTAAAGCCCATAGTCGCCGACATGCCTTTCAGTGTGTGAGCGCTGCGAAATATTTCGCCAAGGACGGAAATATTGCCGGCATCGTTTTCAAGGTCAAGCAACGATTTATTTAACGCTTGCAGGTGTTCACGGGATTCTTCCATGAACATGCCCATATACTGGTTTACATCCATCAACCAACACCTCCAAATTTACTAAATAACCGCCATGACTATCGCATTGGCAATCTCATGCAAAGGCAATACTTTATCGACAACGCCAAGTTCGGCGGCGGCTTTCGGCATCCCGTAAACAATCGCGGTTTCCTGGCTTTCCGCTATAGTATAGCCGTTTTCTTTTTTTATTTTTGCCATGCCGGCGGCCCCGTCCTGTCCCATGCCCGTCAACAGAACCGCCACGCAATTTGCGCCGTACACCTGCGCCGCGGACTCAAACATCGTGTTTACCGCCGGCCGGTGCAGGCCAACCGGGGGATCTTTGGACAATTTTATGAGGGCAGCTCCCCTTTCGCGGGCAAAACGCATATGAAAGTCGCCGGGCGCTACATAAACGGTACTTTTCTGCAGCGGTTCATTGTTTTCCGCCTCTTTTACATTTACTTGCGAGCAAGCGTTCAGCCTGTCCGCCAGCGACTTGGTAAACCCCGGCGGCATGTGCTGCACGACCGCTACCGCGCAGGGAAGATTGGCGGGCAGGTTTGGAATCACTTCCTGCAAGGCTTTTGGCCCTCCGGTAGACGTCCCGATCGCCACAAGCCTCTCCTTTGCTTTGGCGCCTATGGCCGGTATGTCCACAGGCTTTTGCGCCGCAGAATTTTTCTGCAATTCCAAGATGTTGGCGTTAACGGCATCGCGACAGATTGCAAGCAACATTTTTTTCACCGTGTCAAGATCGTTTTTGTCTTTGGTAACAAAGTCAACCGCGCCGTAAAGAAGGGCCTTGACCGTCTCTTCCGAGCCCTCCTTGGTCTGCGAGCTTACAACTACCACCGGCAGCGGCATATCGCGCATAATTATTTTAAGCGCGTCCAAACCGTTCATCACGGGCATTTCTATGTCAAGCGTAACCAAGTCCGGACTCAGGCTCTTTATTTTGCCGATAGCCTCCAATCCGTTCTGCGCGGTTCCGACAACTTGGAAGTCTTTGGTGCCGTTGAACATATCGGAAAATATTTTGCGTATGAAAAATGAATCGTCAACTATCAAAACTTTTTTCAATCGATCGTTCACTTCACTCTCTTTTTGAATTGTCGCGTTATATTTACATAAGGATGCCTTTGTTGCGTTCTTCCAAAAGGCGCGCGTTCAGGAACTTTATTATTTTATTGCGGACAAATTCATCCAGGTTGACAAACTGAAGGGCTATGGCAAAAAGCGACTTGCCCTCGCCGTCTTTTTTCATATCTATTCTTACGACCACCGCGATTGACTGTACGATGTCCGTATCCGACAACGGGATTTCCAGCCAAACTTTTGTGCCCAGCCGCAAAGATACATCGTTTGACAGCAAAAGGACGCCGCCGCCGCTTAAATTTTGCGAAACAGTATCGGTCTCGGTTTCCACGATCGGCCTGCCGGTTTCTTCGCTGACAATAAAATAACAGACAGGCAGGTGTACGGGATATCGGAAAAAGTTCCTTTGCTGTATTCTTTTCACGTTTTCCGGTTTTTTTATTATCCAGAAGGGAAGCGGTTGCATGACGATTTCCAGCAAGACGGACTCGAAAGAATAAAGTATGCCTTCGCCGGCTATCGCCCGCCCCAAGATTGGCGTCCCTATCGGCAGGTATAAAGGCACGGCCTTGCGCATAGGCGTCGCTATCACAAGATCGTTGCCCCGGTAATCCTCAATGCGGCTTGACAGATATTCCAAGACGTCATGCGGGGCAATTTCCAGCCGCTGGTTTACTAAAAATGGACTGCTTATATCCATTTTATTTTCCTACTTTCGTGAATTTATATTAAGAAACTTCTTGAAAAAACCGTAGCGACCTTTCTTGTCCGCCGGTTCAAAGCCCAAAATAAGCTTGCGGGCAATACCGGCAATGCAACCGGCCGCCGGCGAATCGGGCGATTGCAGCAAAAGCGGGCGTTGCGAGCGGATGGATTGGGAGACCGCAGGGTCTTCAAAAATGTATCCTATTTGCCGCAGTTGCACGGACAAAAACTTGACCGCGACTTTGCAGAGTTTATCCGCCACAACGGAACTTTCGGCGGCGCTGCCGACGCGGTTGACAACAAGCCTTAAGGCGGCTTTGCCGGCATTGTCATTGCCGGCGTACGCTTTTATAAGCGCGTAGGCGTCGGTCAGCGACGTAGGCTCGGGGGTGGCGACAAGCAAGATGTCGTCCGCCGCCATGAGAAAGTTCATAACAGTGTCCCCCATGCCTGCCCCTGTGTCCAAAAGTATAAAATCCATCGCCTTTTCAAATTGCGACGCTTGGCTGAGTATTCTCTGCAATTCCAGGTTGGTGAGGGAAACCAAGGACTTTATGCCCGATCCCCCGGGCAGGAACTTGATGTTTCGCGGCCCGGTAACCACCACTTCCTCAAATGAGCGGACGCCTTCAATAATGTCAATCAGGCTGTATTTTGCTATCAGCCCCATCATGACGTCAATATTGGCCATGCCTATGTCGGCGTCGACAATCAGGACTTTTTTTCCGTAGTTTGCCAGCGCCAACGCCAAATTGACGGCAAAGCTGCTTTTTCCCACCCCGCCTTTGCCGCTGGCAATAGCAAGCACATGGGCGGCGGCGCATTCAGGCTCGCCGCCCTTTTCATTCAAAGCAATGCACCTTTCAGACAATTCCCTCAATCGTTCAGCCTGATCAACCATGTCAATCCCTCAACAGCATATTTGTCAAATACTGCGGTTCTGCCGGATGAATATCGTCAGGAACATTTTGCCCGTTGGTAACATAGGATATTTTAAGTTCAAAGAATTGGTGCATTATGTTGAATATGTTGCCGATATTGCGCGTTTCGTCGATTTTCGTGAAAATAACTTTGTCGGAAAAACAGCCGGCAAACCTGTCGATGATCTCCAGCAAATCCTGATAAGTAGTAACCGTGCTGAGCACCAAGTGCGCCTCTATGGCATCATCCGCTTC is drawn from Acidaminococcales bacterium and contains these coding sequences:
- a CDS encoding flagellar brake domain-containing protein, producing MDISSPFLVNQRLEIAPHDVLEYLSSRIEDYRGNDLVIATPMRKAVPLYLPIGTPILGRAIAGEGILYSFESVLLEIVMQPLPFWIIKKPENVKRIQQRNFFRYPVHLPVCYFIVSEETGRPIVETETDTVSQNLSGGGVLLLSNDVSLRLGTKVWLEIPLSDTDIVQSIAVVVRIDMKKDGEGKSLFAIALQFVNLDEFVRNKIIKFLNARLLEERNKGILM
- a CDS encoding chemotaxis response regulator protein-glutamate methylesterase — its product is MNDRLKKVLIVDDSFFIRKIFSDMFNGTKDFQVVGTAQNGLEAIGKIKSLSPDLVTLDIEMPVMNGLDALKIIMRDMPLPVVVVSSQTKEGSEETVKALLYGAVDFVTKDKNDLDTVKKMLLAICRDAVNANILELQKNSAAQKPVDIPAIGAKAKERLVAIGTSTGGPKALQEVIPNLPANLPCAVAVVQHMPPGFTKSLADRLNACSQVNVKEAENNEPLQKSTVYVAPGDFHMRFARERGAALIKLSKDPPVGLHRPAVNTMFESAAQVYGANCVAVLLTGMGQDGAAGMAKIKKENGYTIAESQETAIVYGMPKAAAELGVVDKVLPLHEIANAIVMAVI
- a CDS encoding MinD/ParA family protein, with the protein product MVDQAERLRELSERCIALNEKGGEPECAAAHVLAIASGKGGVGKSSFAVNLALALANYGKKVLIVDADIGMANIDVMMGLIAKYSLIDIIEGVRSFEEVVVTGPRNIKFLPGGSGIKSLVSLTNLELQRILSQASQFEKAMDFILLDTGAGMGDTVMNFLMAADDILLVATPEPTSLTDAYALIKAYAGNDNAGKAALRLVVNRVGSAAESSVVADKLCKVAVKFLSVQLRQIGYIFEDPAVSQSIRSQRPLLLQSPDSPAAGCIAGIARKLILGFEPADKKGRYGFFKKFLNINSRK